One Glycine max cultivar Williams 82 chromosome 3, Glycine_max_v4.0, whole genome shotgun sequence DNA window includes the following coding sequences:
- the LOC100802022 gene encoding LOW QUALITY PROTEIN: acyl transferase 4 (The sequence of the model RefSeq protein was modified relative to this genomic sequence to represent the inferred CDS: inserted 2 bases in 1 codon; deleted 2 bases in 1 codon; substituted 3 bases at 3 genomic stop codons), producing the protein MAMSVIRTKRGLVKPAEEIPLTTVLDLSAIDRLPVLRCNARTLHVFKHGPEATRVIREALSKALVPYYPLAGRLKESKPVEASSDCTLRSVNFFDDVHSIPYDHLLPDAIPESQCIHPLVQIQVTEFGCGGSVIGLIFCHCICDGLGAAEFLNPMGEQSRGLRKPSIEPVXHRDLFPSPQTITPQETALLSPQMPNYKLERAKIDMPMDQINRVKQEFEXATGFICSAFEILAATCWTNPPLPNCFFPSVVFPLTITASCESLRNATIVGVVKLIQEASIXKTGYDPASYQWXLPNKGLRLMTWRVEEAHRLPFLHHNQELIM; encoded by the exons ATGGCAATGTCAGTGATAAGAACAAAACGAGGCCTAGTTAAGCCAGCAGAGGAGATTCCCTTGACCACAGTACTAGACCTATCAGCCATCGATAGATTACCCGTTTTAAGATGCAATGCGAGAACCTTGCACGTATTCAAACACGGCCCTGAAGCAACAAGGGTCATAAGAGAGGCCTTGTCCAAAGCACTGGTTCCATATTACCCTCTTGCCGGAAGACTCAAAGAATCCAAACCAGTTGAGGCATCTTCTGATTGCACCCTTCGCTCTGTCAATTTCTTTGATGATGTTCACTCTATTCCATATGATCATCTTCTTCCTGATGCTATTCCCGAGAGCCAATGCATCCACCCCCTCGTGCAAATTCAG GTGACAGAATTTGGTTGCGGGGGTTCTGTGATAGGCCTCATATTCTGCCACTGCATCTGCGATGGTCTTGGTGCCGCAGAGTTTCTAAATCCAATGGGGGAACAATCAAGGGGTCTGAGA AAACCTAGCATTGAGCCAGTGTGACACAGAGACTTGTTTCCATCTCCTCAAACAATCACACCCCAAGAAACTGCATTATTGTCACCTCAAATGCCAAACTATAAACTAGAGCGTGCTAAAATAGACATGCCCATGGATCAAATCAACCGTGTGAAGCAAGAATTTGAATAAGCAACA GGATTCATTTGCTCAGCCTTTGAGATTCTAGCCGCAACATGTTGGAC GAACCCTCCTCTGCCGAATTGTTTCTTCCca agcgtggtgttcccgt TGACAATCACAGCTTCGTGTGAGTCACTTAGAAATGCAACAATTGTTGGCGTGGTGAAGCTCATACAAGAAGCAAGCATTTGAAAAACAGGATATGATCCAGCATCATACCAGTG CCTTCCGAATAAAGGGCTTCGTTTGATGACGTGGCGCGTGGAGGAGGCACATCGCCTTCCTTTCCTTCATCACAACCAGGAACTGATCATGTAA